The nucleotide window TATTGGCATCCGCTTCGAAATCCACTGTAGGAAGTGTTTCACTCATCACCCAAAACCCTAGCGACTCTTAACTACTCttaatttttttccataattagtaaaaataaaatttataggaGGCATATGTTCAAAtattacttttttaaaaaaattagtaagaaaaagacaaaaatacccttgtaataatataacttatttaaaatataaaaagttattTTCGTAATTTTGTTAACTGAATTGATATCGAATCGATCATACAATATTTCAATTACacatttaaataatagtattattCTATCAACAAATAGATAAAAGAAGTGAAAGTGAATTTCTTCCACCAAGCATTTGGACTAACAATATCAAATCTTAGAGGAACATTATTAAAAGAGTTTTATCTGAATACCACTCTCGATCCAGATAAAACTATTCTCAAACCATAAAtagttataaaaaaataataggaTTACTCTAATAGAATAATGTCAGTTCATTAATCATTAACACCATGTTTATTTGGGGGGAATGGAATAGCTTCCCCTTCCTTATTCACTGAATGGTAAACCATTCATTTGTTTAGTttaggggtgagtattcgatcaAGTCGAGTCGAATCAAGTCTAAAATTCTGAGTTATTCaagttgacgaatcctattttagcaaccgaactaatttaattttttttcgaatcgagtcaaaaaatttcaagttaagcTGAGTCGAGTTaatgaatcctattatttatacttaatctTGTGATCggttatttaactagtagatgaagtacaagattatttaactacataaacaatataatgattttaccttttaatttaatgggtaaacatttataaaaaatgacgtagttttaccttttaacttgataattttaacttttaacttttaaaaaaataaacatttatcaaaacgacgtagttttgtcTTTACTTATTCGGGTTTTCGGATAActtgaattgtgtaattcatattcgagttaaataaaaaaacttaattttttatttgagtttatctgattaacttgattaactcaaataagtcgaactatttaattcaaaatttgaattttttatagagCTTTTCAAATCGAATcagattttgctcacccctaatttAGTTGGATGTAATACTAATTCATTGGAATGATCATTATTTCTTTATTACCTGTTTTACTGTAATAGTTATTTTTTTTATCACCAAAGAATGGTTATTACATACAaccttaaataataaaataaatttaatttcaagATTAttgctttaaaattttattcaaaaatataaaaataaaatatttcaaatattttaatataatttaatagaaactattttatttcaaaatataatttaaaataaaatattttaatataatttaatataaaaataattatattaaaatgttattaaattatgtatttttattttattaaattataaaaatatttgaaatattttaatataatttaatataaaaataattatattgaaattttattaaattatatatatttttattaaattaaatataacaataattatataaaaatataattaaattttttattacttttttctATTACAGCTGTATTCAAATCAAGCTATTCAATTCAAGTGAATCATACGTGCGGTAAGAGTCCTATAAAACCTGCTCGGGAACATGCTAGTAACTGGCAGAAACCACAAAAGCCATAGAGAGAGTAAGAGGAAAGCCAAATGGATACATATTCATCACAATTTTCAGCCCGTCATGTAGTTCTTTTTCCATTCATGTCAAAAGGCCACATCATACCAATTCTCAACCTAGCTCGCCTCCTGCTCCGCCGTGGCATGGCGGTGACAATGTTCACCACCACCGGAAACCGACCCTTTATTGCCGAGTCTCTTGCCGACACATCCGTCTTTATCATTGACATCCCTTTCCCTCAAAACGACCCTGAAATCCCACCTGGTGTTGAGAGCACTGATTTATTACCTTCAATGTCgctctttttttcattttgtaaAGCCACAAAGCAGATGCAACCCATGGTCGAAGAAAAGCTCCAGGGTCTGGTTCAGGTTCGACCAGTTAGCTTCATGGTGTCAGATGGGTTCCTATGGTGGACCCTTGAGTCTGCAACAAAGTTTGGATTACCAAGGTTGGTGTTTACTGGCATGAACCAATTTGTTTCATGCGTGTCCAGAGCTGTTTTTGAGGACAGGCTTCTGGATAGGGCTGAGTCAGATGATGAGTTAATCACAGTGACTCGGTTTCCATGGATTAAGGTTACAAGAAATGACTTCAATACAGTGATGCCTAATCCAAATGGTCCTACAATGGAGGTTTTCATTGATCAAGTGAAATCAATGTCAAACAGTTCAGGGTATATTGTTAACAGCTTTTACGAGTTGGAAAAAGTTTATATTGATAATTGGAACAGTGAGAAAAGACCCAAGGTTTGGTGTGTTGGACCATTGTGCTTAGCTGAACCCGAACTTGAACCTCAAAAGAAACCCTTTTGGATTCAATGGCTAGATCAAAAGCTAGCTCAAGGGTGCTCTGTTTTATACGTAGCATTCGGCTCTCAAGCCGAGGTCCCATCAGAACAACTTCAACAAATAGCAATGGGATTGCAAGAATCAAAAGCAAACTTCTTGTGGGTGTTAAGGAAAAAAGAATCTGAATCAATATTGGATGAAGGgtttgaagaaaaggttaaagggAGAGGCATTGTGGTGAAACAATGGGTggatcaaaggcaaatactgaAACACCAATGTATTGAAGGGTTTTTGAGTCACTGTGGGTGGAATTCAGCGTTGGAAAGCATATGTTATGGGGTCCCGATCCTTGCATGGCCGATGATAGCTGAGCAGGCACTGAATGCGAGAATGGTGGTGGAAGAAATCAAGGTAGGGTTAAGAGTTGAATCGACATGCAATGGGATGAAACCTGGGTTTGTGAAATGGGATGGGTTGATGAAGGTGGTGAAGGAGTTAATGGAAGGAGAGATGGGGAAACAAGTGAGGAAAAGAGTGAAACAAGTTGCAGAGTTGGCTAAGATGGCTATGGCAGACAGTGATGGATCGTCTTGGCAGACGTTAGATTTGCTTATTAATGAACTATGTAACAAGAAGCAAGACGTCCGCCTTTAAAATTGTGCTCAAGTACACATCATACGTGAGAGTCGTATACTTCTTTCTTTTTTGTGCGTGTGGTCCTAATTTCAATAAATGAAGACTGGTGTTTCTATGGCAAAACTTTCACTTAAAGAAGTTGTACTATTCATAATGTTATAAAATGAAGCAAGTTTAGATAGAAAAAGAATTATTTAACCTACCGAAGAGTATTTATTTCCAAACTATAAACTTTTAGATCTTAACTGAAAAATAGTGAGAGTGTAACATTAACGTGGCTTTGCTGCTTTAAGCATTAAAATCTAATATTTTACATAAGacatttttttattgaatttctagTACATTATTGTTTTCAACTCCTGCAGATAAAATAGATGCTTTAAATTGTTAATATATGTAGAATTTTTTTAATTGGTCGAATAGGTCGTTTTTTAATATTTAGGAAAATAAATCGATTTTGGAGTTTTTTTTAATTGGTCGAATAAATCGTTTTTTCAAGATTTAGGAAAATAAATCGATTTTGGAGAGTGTGTGAAAGCATTTCGCTCTCTCTCTTCTCAACCATcattttttagggtttttctagGATTAGGTTAAGGTTTTTTATTTAGAAATTAAGGTTTAGAGTTTTGAGAGTAAAATCGTGAAAGTTTATAGGTAGATTTTAGAGGGCGGGAATGCAATAACGTGTCTTAGAACACATATATTTCATTTGTCATGTTAGGATAGGACTATTACCTCATAAACCAATCTTATAGAAATCAGGTTTTGGGGTGACAATGTTTGATCGATCATGGGTCGAAGTCTAAGCGGAGGTGGTCGTGATGCAGTCACGGGTTCGAGTATAACTGGGGTCAATTGACGGTCGTAATGCAGTCACGAGTTCAAGTTTTTTGGATACTCGAAAATGATGcattatatatatcataaataagATTTATGCCATATTCATAGGGAAAAACAAAGGGCTTTCCAGTTTAATCAACGTAATGTTTTTCTCTTTTTCCAGGCAGTTGATATCTTTAACCTTTCATTCTTATCTGAAGGCTGACACCGAGGTGGACACAAGAGTGCTCTCAAGCAAAGAACGGATGTTCCGATAAAGTAGAAGCCAAACATGGGCCGGTGCGGTAGCAATTGTAATTATTAATGAACTGTTTAATAATAACAATCGTTGTCGCTTCGAAAGGAGCATCACCTTTACTCCACTACCACAGTCGCTACCCGCTTGAGAATCCTCCTACGTCTACGGCGGTGTCGGCCTTTAGATAAAAAGGAAGGTTAAAGATACCAGTTGTGtggaaatgaagaaaaaaattaCGCCAATTATAGCGAGAAGCCCCACAGTTTTTCCCTATGATTATGCCCTCAAACTTCTGTATGATATTTATAAGGCAATATCTCCGGGTATCCAAAAAGTTTGAGCTCGTTCCTGATCTGCCACAAtttgttgtggcaaattaaggtcTTTCCAACACTTAACGAGCTTGTTTTATAGCGTTTTTAtgtgtttttatttcatttttagtttttatCGCTTTGTGTTTAATTAAtgcaaaataatcatttttacACAATTTTGGGTTATGTTATGATCTAATGGGCAACTCTGGGTCTAGAGATGATCTAACGGGCTCTATCTAGTGTGCAGAACACTATTTTTAGGCTTAAAAGGTAACGACACTGGGAAGTGGTATCGTGACATCGAACTTCGCAACCAAAATACCCAAAAAATGAAGGCAATGTCGTGACATTAAATGACAAACAGGAAAATTTAATAAAGGTTATTTTAGTCCACACAGTGTATTTTAATCAGAATTTTAGGTTGTTTAGTAACCTTAATTAAGAGCATAAACTTTATAAATAGGCATGTTAAGTCTCATTTGAGGAGGCTTGTCCAAGTAAGTTGTTTTAGTATTTTaggtttttagttttattttattttattttcagtttaGTCATTTATATACTTTTGTTCTTGTTTTAACTTGGATTCGATTTCGATCTAAGGCTTTAATATATTAGTTTCTTATTATTTCGTTGTTGATTCCAATTGCAGTCAAGGTGATCTTTGTAACTGTTAAAGGAGATTTTGCTTCCGAGCTTCAATCAATATCGAAAATGGATTTCTTTCTATActctttacttttatttattttgttgttttgcatgttaaatatgagtttaggAATTATtgtattttgattcatgagtagTTAATTTCCTTAAGAAGTTTAACAAACAGATGTGTGAATAATTAACGAATGAATGAGGGTTAAAATCAAGGTTAGTTGATTTAAATTATGTGCATTTAAACCCTAGGGAGTTGATTTAAATTATGTGCATTTAAACCCTAGGGAGTGACACCTCTAAGAAGTGATTTAGGATAAACGGGATCGAGGGATAAGTTTATCGAGTACCTTATAATTTATCACGATCAGGAAAGTGAGGTCGAGTGGTAAGCGTGCATTGATTGATTAGTTAATTAGCTAGAGGTTGAGAGGTAATAACTAGTTAATTAATAGCTAACTCGATAAAACTTGAGTTTTGAAGTGAATTAGGATCACTGAATTGAGTTAAGCTCCTGCTTGTTTTTTTGGGTTATTTGTGATtgtttaattatttgatttttagtttaattaatttttaggtTGATTATATTAAttgatgtttattttatttttcacaatataattttaaataggtACTATATCAACTTATTAGTCTAGACaattaattttggtttaatttaatCTCTCTTGGGTACGATCTTCGGCATACTTTTTAGAATGTTTCTGTAATACCCCCTACCAGTAttcattgccagaatagggtaccaggtattatcggagtttacgattttttttatattcaatatagcccttttataaatatctaaccttccctgcaatattaaatcgagaccaatccacttcaaccaaaccaattcaacatattttcaagataaattcatgcatatttgtaAGATAACGTCATTACATACCCAAAactaggtttgttaaccatactaatggctaactttatattcatttcacgttaacatttactttattagcttatacatgccattgatttccaaaataaagtttctttatataccgaaatcctgaggttgatagtgtgatgtgtctccgaccaaatccgacctccgagctcttaacactacaaaa belongs to Gossypium arboreum isolate Shixiya-1 chromosome 7, ASM2569848v2, whole genome shotgun sequence and includes:
- the LOC108469249 gene encoding UDP-glycosyltransferase 90A1-like codes for the protein MDTYSSQFSARHVVLFPFMSKGHIIPILNLARLLLRRGMAVTMFTTTGNRPFIAESLADTSVFIIDIPFPQNDPEIPPGVESTDLLPSMSLFFSFCKATKQMQPMVEEKLQGLVQVRPVSFMVSDGFLWWTLESATKFGLPRLVFTGMNQFVSCVSRAVFEDRLLDRAESDDELITVTRFPWIKVTRNDFNTVMPNPNGPTMEVFIDQVKSMSNSSGYIVNSFYELEKVYIDNWNSEKRPKVWCVGPLCLAEPELEPQKKPFWIQWLDQKLAQGCSVLYVAFGSQAEVPSEQLQQIAMGLQESKANFLWVLRKKESESILDEGFEEKVKGRGIVVKQWVDQRQILKHQCIEGFLSHCGWNSALESICYGVPILAWPMIAEQALNARMVVEEIKVGLRVESTCNGMKPGFVKWDGLMKVVKELMEGEMGKQVRKRVKQVAELAKMAMADSDGSSWQTLDLLINELCNKKQDVRL